aggcggtagaaccagccaaacaattatatcaaaataatcaaaagatATTAAAACACAGTTGTGTATTGAAAATAATTCGAAACACTTACAGTAGTAGCAATAATTACAAGATTACAGTAATTAACTGGATAAGCAGCAAAGCTTGAGAACTGTTATGAGTTACAGGCTTTGAAAGTATGAGAATTTCTAAGAGGAAGATTTTATCCTAAGAggagaatttaaattataaatatctGGTACCCAGAGCTTTCAAATCTCACTTTTATCTCTTCTCTTGTTAACATCCTCTTCTCTTCTCAAATCCTTCTTGAAACACCCAAAGTTAGGCTTTTGCCATCCTCTTCTCTTGGGTCCTTTCTTTTAATCCTTGTTCTTGGTGTCctctttcatcttcttcttcttcttcttcttcttgtttttttttaatacggGTTgatggaggtggaggtggaggtggaggaggagaaggaggaggGTGGTGGCGGTCGAGGTCGAGGTGGAGGTCGATGGAGATGGAGACATTGGTGGCGGTGGTGCTGGTGGTGGTGCTGGGGGTGGTGCTGCTGGTGGTACTGGTGGTGGTGCTGGTGGTGGAGCTGGAGCTGGAGCCGGAGGTGGAGTTGTTGGAGGTGCAGTTGGAGGTGCAGTTAGA
This genomic stretch from Castanea sativa cultivar Marrone di Chiusa Pesio chromosome 1, ASM4071231v1 harbors:
- the LOC142629147 gene encoding uncharacterized protein LOC142629147 yields the protein MIKLLMLLAFISLLLTLTVFQGFTSPICIPTHLSSTMFSCKMGAVSSNGFEHYSNPSPPPPPPPPPPPSNSTSTSTSISNFASNCTSNCTSNNSTSGSSSSSTTSTTTSTTSSTTPSTTTSTTATNVSISIDLHLDLDRHHPPPSPPPPPPPPPSTRIKKKQEEEEEEEDERGHQEQGLKERTQEKRMAKA